In one window of Leifsonia sp. Root112D2 DNA:
- a CDS encoding PadR family transcriptional regulator yields MAKQMTEMLKGTLEGIVLAIVGAEPAYGYEITARLREQGFSDIVEGTVYALLIRIEQRGLVDVAKVPSEKGPPRKVYSLNAQGSEYLDEFWGTWSFLAERIEQLHHTIEQTQKDGDN; encoded by the coding sequence GTGGCCAAGCAGATGACCGAGATGCTCAAGGGCACGTTAGAGGGCATCGTTCTTGCGATAGTGGGCGCGGAGCCGGCCTACGGCTATGAGATCACGGCACGGCTGCGAGAGCAGGGCTTCTCCGACATCGTCGAGGGCACCGTCTACGCGCTCCTGATCAGAATCGAGCAGCGCGGCCTCGTGGATGTGGCGAAGGTTCCCTCCGAGAAGGGGCCGCCGCGCAAGGTCTACTCGCTGAACGCACAGGGCAGCGAGTACCTCGACGAGTTCTGGGGAACCTGGAGCTTTCTCGCCGAACGGATCGAACAGCTGCACCACACCATCGAACAGACACAGAAAGACGGAGACAACTGA
- a CDS encoding DUF1048 domain-containing protein, whose protein sequence is MAAKWIEALTGSLEQKKQYRQSMARVAALAEPYRSAAKAYNRYFMYYGGFTDGDTLVTMIGDHVDLWERAAVDETPIRDIVGDDPVEFAEEFARAYSGTQWIDKERARLTKAIDDAALQDTKETDA, encoded by the coding sequence ATGGCCGCAAAGTGGATCGAGGCCCTCACCGGCTCGCTCGAACAGAAGAAGCAGTACAGGCAGTCCATGGCCCGGGTCGCGGCCCTCGCCGAGCCCTACCGCAGCGCCGCCAAGGCGTACAACCGGTACTTCATGTACTACGGAGGGTTCACCGACGGCGACACCCTGGTCACGATGATCGGCGATCACGTCGACCTGTGGGAACGGGCAGCCGTCGATGAGACGCCGATCCGAGACATCGTCGGGGACGACCCGGTGGAGTTCGCCGAGGAGTTCGCCCGGGCGTACTCCGGAACGCAGTGGATCGACAAGGAGCGCGCCCGCCTCACCAAGGCAATCGACGATGCGGCCCTGCAGGATACGAAGGAGACGGATGCATGA
- a CDS encoding ABC transporter ATP-binding protein translates to MTADQAVASAIRVQGIEKSFKDVQVLRGVDFDVKAGSIFALLGSNGAGKTTLVRILSTLLKSDAGTATVYGFDVAEKPGEVRESISLTGQFAAVDEVLTGRENLVLVARLRHLTSPGPIADELLARFSLTDAGNRKAATYSGGMRRRLDIAMSLIGNPPVIFLDEPTTGLDPQARNEVWQTIKTLAGQGTTVLLTTQYLDEAEQLADRIAILHQGTIIQNGTLAELKQLLPATQVEYVEKQPTLEQVFLALVGDTGEAVVAARKESR, encoded by the coding sequence ATGACCGCCGACCAGGCCGTCGCATCCGCCATCCGGGTGCAGGGCATAGAGAAGTCCTTTAAGGACGTTCAGGTGCTCCGCGGAGTCGACTTCGACGTGAAGGCGGGCAGCATCTTCGCCCTGCTCGGCTCGAACGGCGCCGGCAAGACGACACTCGTGCGCATCCTGTCGACGCTGCTGAAGTCCGACGCCGGAACCGCAACGGTCTACGGCTTCGACGTCGCAGAGAAGCCGGGCGAGGTGCGGGAGTCGATCAGCCTGACCGGACAGTTCGCCGCCGTCGATGAGGTGCTCACGGGTCGCGAGAACCTGGTGCTGGTCGCCAGGCTGCGGCACCTGACGAGCCCCGGGCCTATCGCCGACGAGCTGCTCGCCCGGTTCTCCCTCACCGACGCCGGCAACCGCAAGGCGGCCACGTACTCGGGCGGCATGCGCCGCCGGCTCGACATCGCGATGAGCCTGATCGGCAACCCACCGGTCATCTTTCTCGACGAGCCGACCACCGGGCTGGATCCTCAGGCGCGCAACGAGGTGTGGCAGACGATCAAGACGCTCGCCGGGCAGGGCACGACGGTACTGCTCACCACGCAGTACCTCGACGAGGCCGAGCAGCTCGCCGACCGTATCGCGATCCTTCATCAGGGCACGATCATCCAGAACGGCACCCTCGCCGAGCTGAAGCAGTTGTTGCCCGCCACCCAGGTCGAATACGTAGAGAAGCAGCCCACCCTGGAGCAGGTCTTCCTGGCTCTCGTCGGTGACACCGGCGAGGCCGTTGTTGCCGCACGAAAGGAATCACGATGA
- a CDS encoding ABC transporter permease, producing MTAHVLGDTGVLTGRSLRHILRSPDTIITTAVTPIALMLLFVYVLGGAIHTASNGPYVNYLLPGILLITIASGVAYTSYRLFLDLQGGIFERFQSMPIARSSVLWGHVLTSLVANIVSVALVVGVALIMGFRTGASVGAWIAVAGILILFTLALTWLAVIAGLSAKTVDGASAFSYPLIFLPFISSAFVPTESMPGPVAWFAENQPVTSVVNTVRALFTQEPVGGDIWVALAWLIGILVVAYAFAIAIYRRRLN from the coding sequence ATGACCGCCCACGTACTCGGCGACACGGGCGTGCTGACCGGCCGCTCGCTGCGCCACATCCTCCGCAGCCCCGACACCATCATCACCACCGCGGTCACCCCGATCGCCCTGATGCTGTTGTTCGTGTATGTTCTCGGCGGCGCAATCCACACCGCAAGCAACGGGCCTTACGTCAACTACCTGCTCCCCGGCATCCTGCTCATCACCATCGCGTCCGGCGTCGCGTACACCTCGTACCGGCTCTTCCTCGACCTGCAGGGTGGCATCTTCGAACGCTTCCAGTCCATGCCGATCGCTCGATCGAGCGTGCTCTGGGGGCACGTGCTCACCTCGCTCGTCGCGAACATCGTGTCGGTGGCGCTCGTCGTCGGCGTGGCTCTCATCATGGGGTTCCGCACCGGGGCATCCGTGGGGGCGTGGATCGCCGTCGCCGGCATTCTGATCCTGTTCACCCTCGCACTGACCTGGCTCGCCGTGATCGCCGGGCTCTCGGCGAAAACCGTCGACGGCGCCAGCGCGTTCAGCTATCCGCTGATCTTCCTGCCCTTCATCAGCTCAGCGTTCGTGCCCACCGAATCCATGCCCGGCCCCGTCGCCTGGTTCGCCGAGAACCAACCCGTGACCTCCGTCGTGAACACCGTGCGTGCGCTGTTCACCCAGGAGCCCGTCGGCGGTGACATCTGGGTTGCCCTGGCCTGGCTCATCGGCATCCTCGTGGTCGCCTATGCCTTCGCGATCGCCATCTACCGTCGCAGGCTCAACTGA
- a CDS encoding D-alanine--D-alanine ligase family protein has product MSRLSVAVIGGGRTVEHDVSLASAASVAAALDASRYCVVRITIDRDGGWQDASGDVTGISDVIEVLRGCDLVIPLVHGRNGEDGTLAALCELIGVPYVGSGAGAGAIGMNKHVTKLVAESLGIRTAPAVLLDSASALDYRFSHPVVVKPNSAGSSVGVSLVTEAMQLPAAMAEALATDTQVLVEDVIVGREIDIAVMRGADGSVVVSPALEIEAVGLFDHDAKYGGDAVFHIPAVLDDDARSIIESAAVRMYEALGCCGVARIDFFLAPEGLVLNEVNTTPGFTAQSQVPRMFEAAGVPYAELLDLLIADALATRSEASPQLSLRR; this is encoded by the coding sequence ATGAGCCGCCTCAGCGTCGCGGTGATCGGCGGCGGCCGCACTGTCGAACATGACGTCTCGCTCGCTTCGGCGGCATCCGTTGCCGCAGCCCTCGATGCCTCCCGGTACTGCGTCGTTCGCATCACGATCGACCGCGACGGCGGCTGGCAGGATGCCTCCGGCGACGTCACCGGCATCTCCGACGTCATCGAGGTGCTGCGCGGCTGCGATCTCGTCATTCCCCTGGTGCACGGACGGAACGGGGAAGACGGAACTCTCGCGGCTCTCTGCGAACTCATCGGTGTGCCCTATGTGGGCTCGGGCGCCGGCGCAGGCGCGATCGGCATGAACAAACACGTGACCAAGCTCGTTGCTGAGTCGCTCGGCATCCGCACCGCGCCGGCCGTGCTGCTCGATAGCGCTTCGGCGCTGGACTACCGCTTCAGCCATCCGGTGGTCGTCAAGCCCAACTCGGCCGGCTCGAGCGTCGGCGTTTCCCTCGTGACCGAGGCCATGCAGTTGCCCGCCGCGATGGCTGAGGCGCTGGCGACCGATACCCAGGTTCTCGTCGAAGACGTGATTGTCGGCCGGGAGATCGACATTGCCGTGATGCGAGGCGCCGACGGATCGGTTGTCGTGTCACCCGCCCTCGAGATTGAGGCAGTCGGACTCTTCGACCATGACGCGAAATACGGCGGGGATGCGGTCTTTCACATACCGGCTGTGCTCGACGATGATGCCCGCTCGATCATCGAGAGTGCAGCGGTGCGCATGTACGAGGCACTCGGGTGCTGCGGCGTGGCGCGTATCGACTTCTTTCTCGCGCCAGAGGGCTTGGTGCTGAACGAGGTGAACACCACGCCGGGCTTCACCGCGCAGTCGCAGGTGCCCCGCATGTTCGAGGCCGCCGGCGTGCCCTATGCCGAGTTGCTCGATCTGCTCATCGCCGACGCCCTCGCGACCCGAAGCGAGGCCTCGCCTCAGTTGAGCCTGCGACGGTAG
- the alr gene encoding alanine racemase, with protein sequence MTMLISPSRTTTGPLRTIDLDAVAANTRFFAARVTGELMAVVKADGYGHGAADVARTALANGATRLGVTSIGEALALRGVGIAAPIVSWLNHAGGADFQRAVDEDIDIAVPSIEHLDAVTATRGCARVHLHLDTGMARDGCEPTGWIGLCQRAREAELGGRISVVGVMGHLGDADDPGAASNRLGLALFEWGLDVARLSGLHPSIVHLAATSATLTLPGTRFTASRIGAGLVGIDLSRTATLKAPMTLTAPIVSVRAVAIGTAVGYGHDWVAPRSTHLGLVGLGYADGLPRSSSGKAEVLVNGRRHAIVGRMSMDQFVIDLADSGAAVGDSVVVFGPGAAGEPTVEEWAEWSGTIEHEIVTRVGAGVGTRVRRSTVGGPSRVSSAA encoded by the coding sequence ATGACGATGCTGATCTCTCCCTCGCGTACGACGACGGGGCCGCTGCGCACGATCGATCTCGACGCCGTCGCGGCCAACACACGATTCTTTGCCGCGCGCGTAACCGGTGAACTCATGGCCGTGGTGAAGGCAGACGGTTACGGTCACGGCGCCGCCGATGTCGCGCGCACGGCACTGGCGAACGGGGCGACTCGGCTCGGGGTCACGAGCATCGGCGAGGCTCTCGCCCTGCGCGGTGTCGGAATCGCCGCACCGATCGTCAGTTGGCTGAACCACGCGGGTGGGGCTGACTTTCAACGCGCCGTCGATGAAGATATCGACATTGCCGTGCCGAGCATCGAGCATCTTGATGCCGTCACGGCGACCCGTGGATGCGCGCGAGTGCATCTGCACCTCGACACCGGAATGGCGCGTGACGGCTGCGAACCGACGGGATGGATCGGGCTCTGCCAACGCGCCAGGGAGGCCGAGCTTGGCGGCCGCATTTCCGTGGTCGGGGTGATGGGACATCTCGGGGACGCCGACGATCCGGGGGCCGCAAGCAACCGTCTCGGCCTCGCGCTATTCGAGTGGGGGCTCGATGTTGCCCGGCTCAGCGGGCTGCATCCGAGCATCGTTCACCTCGCTGCGACGTCGGCGACGCTCACTCTTCCCGGCACGCGCTTCACGGCATCCCGCATCGGCGCCGGACTTGTCGGCATCGATCTCTCGCGAACGGCCACGCTGAAGGCGCCGATGACTCTCACGGCGCCCATCGTGAGTGTGCGCGCGGTGGCGATAGGTACCGCCGTCGGCTACGGACACGACTGGGTTGCGCCGCGCTCGACGCACCTCGGGCTCGTCGGCCTCGGTTACGCCGATGGGCTTCCACGCAGTTCTTCGGGCAAGGCTGAGGTGCTGGTGAATGGGCGGCGGCACGCGATCGTCGGCCGCATGTCGATGGACCAATTCGTGATTGACCTCGCCGATTCGGGAGCCGCGGTGGGGGACTCTGTGGTTGTGTTCGGGCCGGGGGCGGCGGGGGAGCCGACGGTGGAGGAGTGGGCAGAGTGGTCAGGAACCATAGAGCACGAGATCGTTACGAGGGTGGGCGCCGGGGTGGGTACGCGGGTACGTCGCTCGACGGTCGGCGGCCCTTCCCGCGTGAGCTCGGCCGCATGA
- a CDS encoding ABC1 kinase family protein has translation MSSERVGPADSPHAGAARARYRRILRFAGWHLSVIWWYELFLPRIGLESFAERTRSKRMRRFAQRFHALAVELGGLMIKVGQFMSSRLDVLPPEITAELEGLQDEVPPVEFAAIRTLAEAELSVPLERAFTTVDETPVAAASLGQAHRAHLTAFDAAETGLDGVVIKVQRPGIDEIVDVDLTALRKVAGWLSRVRPVSHRVNMPALVDEFAKTSLEEIDYLHEAASCERFAADFADDERVAVPAVVWERTTRRVLTLEDVTAIKITDAEGLRAAGIDPAQVAPVFASVMFDQLFTNGFFHADPHPGNIFVTPVRSGGEGGEGEAGGPGWKLTFIDFGMMGEVLSGTRSGLRKLLIAAASRDGKGLVNAMREVGVLLPSSETAELERAMSQLFARFGGMGFAQLRQVDQREFRDFAQQFGDVVRSLPFQLPEHFLLIIRAMSLTSGVCSALDAEFNVWDSIEPYATQLLRDERGNVVQDLAQQAVEMAGLAWRLPKRLDALATRIEDGTVEVSTPRLERRIARLDRTLRRMVLALVFGAVIVAGSLVRSNDVVLGTVLMIASAVPLAAALFGGRRGG, from the coding sequence GTGTCGTCAGAGCGTGTGGGTCCGGCGGACTCGCCGCACGCAGGCGCCGCGCGCGCCCGCTACCGTCGCATCCTGCGATTCGCCGGTTGGCATCTCAGCGTGATCTGGTGGTACGAGCTCTTTCTGCCGCGCATCGGCCTCGAAAGCTTTGCCGAGCGCACGCGATCCAAGCGGATGCGACGCTTCGCGCAGCGATTCCACGCGCTCGCGGTGGAGCTCGGCGGGCTGATGATCAAGGTCGGTCAATTCATGTCGTCGCGACTCGACGTGCTTCCGCCCGAGATTACCGCCGAGCTTGAGGGGCTGCAGGATGAGGTGCCGCCTGTCGAGTTCGCGGCGATCCGCACCTTGGCCGAGGCGGAATTGAGCGTGCCGCTCGAGCGGGCTTTCACGACGGTCGACGAGACACCGGTTGCCGCAGCATCCCTCGGGCAGGCGCATCGGGCCCACCTCACCGCGTTCGATGCGGCCGAGACCGGGCTCGATGGAGTAGTCATCAAGGTGCAGCGACCCGGTATCGACGAGATCGTCGACGTCGACCTGACGGCGCTGCGCAAGGTGGCCGGATGGCTCAGCAGGGTACGACCCGTCTCGCACCGCGTCAACATGCCCGCGCTCGTGGACGAGTTCGCGAAGACGAGCCTCGAGGAGATCGATTATCTGCACGAGGCGGCGAGTTGTGAGAGATTTGCGGCTGACTTCGCCGACGACGAGCGGGTGGCGGTACCGGCCGTGGTCTGGGAGCGCACGACCCGGCGCGTTTTGACTCTTGAGGACGTGACGGCGATCAAGATCACCGATGCGGAGGGGCTGCGCGCGGCGGGCATTGACCCGGCGCAGGTGGCACCGGTGTTCGCATCCGTGATGTTCGATCAGTTGTTCACGAACGGGTTCTTCCACGCCGACCCGCACCCGGGCAATATTTTTGTCACGCCGGTCCGCAGTGGAGGCGAGGGAGGCGAGGGCGAAGCCGGAGGCCCTGGGTGGAAGCTCACCTTCATCGACTTCGGCATGATGGGCGAGGTTCTGTCCGGCACGCGCAGCGGCCTGCGCAAACTGCTGATCGCCGCCGCGTCACGCGACGGCAAGGGGTTGGTGAACGCGATGCGCGAGGTGGGCGTGCTGCTGCCCTCCTCTGAAACGGCGGAGCTGGAACGCGCGATGTCGCAGCTCTTCGCTCGCTTCGGCGGCATGGGCTTTGCCCAGCTGCGCCAGGTGGATCAACGCGAATTTCGCGACTTCGCCCAGCAATTCGGCGACGTGGTGCGCTCGTTGCCGTTTCAGCTGCCGGAGCATTTTTTGCTGATCATCCGTGCGATGTCCCTGACGTCGGGCGTGTGCAGTGCACTGGATGCCGAGTTCAACGTCTGGGATTCCATCGAACCGTATGCGACCCAGTTGCTGCGCGACGAGCGCGGCAACGTAGTGCAAGACCTGGCACAGCAGGCTGTGGAGATGGCCGGGCTCGCCTGGCGCCTGCCGAAACGACTGGATGCGCTCGCCACCCGCATCGAGGACGGCACCGTTGAGGTGTCTACCCCGCGACTGGAGCGGCGGATCGCCCGGCTGGATCGCACGCTACGACGGATGGTGCTGGCTCTCGTCTTCGGTGCGGTGATAGTTGCCGGCTCGCTGGTTCGCTCAAACGATGTGGTGCTGGGCACGGTGCTGATGATCGCATCGGCGGTGCCTCTCGCGGCCGCGCTGTTCGGGGGACGCCGGGGCGGGTAA
- a CDS encoding PadR family transcriptional regulator — MGGSFPAGGFGTGMSAEGMWQAMDQLRSTFEKRVGTRMGRGDVRAAVLALLVEKPMHGYQIIHEIEERSGGHWKPSAGSVYPTLQLLADEGILIAEESNGRKTYALTDAGREEVAGAGTTAPWETAGAGDSTRFGTLPKAGIDLAHAAAQVRRTGTPEQIQQAATVLDEARRRLYSILAQD, encoded by the coding sequence ATGGGCGGTTCGTTCCCCGCCGGCGGCTTCGGCACCGGCATGAGCGCCGAGGGCATGTGGCAGGCGATGGATCAGCTGCGTTCCACATTTGAGAAGCGCGTGGGCACGCGCATGGGCCGTGGCGATGTGCGCGCGGCGGTGCTTGCGCTCCTCGTCGAGAAGCCGATGCATGGCTACCAGATCATCCACGAAATCGAGGAGCGCAGCGGTGGCCACTGGAAGCCGAGTGCCGGCTCGGTATACCCGACGCTGCAGTTGTTGGCCGACGAAGGCATCCTCATCGCCGAAGAATCGAACGGGCGCAAAACCTACGCGTTGACCGATGCTGGACGCGAGGAAGTCGCCGGTGCAGGCACGACGGCCCCGTGGGAGACTGCGGGCGCCGGTGACAGCACGCGGTTCGGCACCCTGCCCAAGGCGGGCATCGACCTCGCGCACGCTGCGGCCCAGGTGCGCCGCACCGGCACTCCCGAGCAGATTCAGCAGGCCGCAACGGTGCTCGACGAGGCGCGTCGTCGGCTTTATTCGATCCTCGCCCAGGACTGA